The following are encoded together in the Brassica napus cultivar Da-Ae chromosome A9, Da-Ae, whole genome shotgun sequence genome:
- the LOC125578146 gene encoding uncharacterized protein LOC125578146 has translation MTTQTFKKSCIIFMIVAIYTVMFSAQNCLSTNVEKCVKHCIPNQCMKVAKKPDMSICEEACKKFCNKHVTSHEAYAVPITDGGFFCTHIWNCLS, from the coding sequence ATGACGActcaaacttttaaaaaatcatgCATTATTTTCATGATTGTAGCTATATATACAGTGATGTTTTCGGCGCAAAATTGTCTTTCAACCAATGTTGAAAAATGTGTCAAACACTGCATCCCAAATCAGTGCATGAAAGTAGCCAAAAAACCAGATATGTctatttgtgaagaagcttgcaAAAAGTTTTGCAACAAACATGTAACAAGTCATGAAGCATATGCTGTTCCTATAACCGATGGTGGTTTCTTTTGCACCCATATTTGGAATTGTCTTTCGtaa